A single window of Streptomyces sp. NBC_00464 DNA harbors:
- a CDS encoding ATP-dependent Clp protease ATP-binding subunit yields the protein MFERFTDRARRVVVLAQEEARMLNHNYIGTEHILLGLIHEGEGVAAKALESLGISLEAVRQQVEEIIGQGQQAPSGHIPFTPRAKKVLELSLREALQLGHNYIGTEHILLGLIREGEGVAAQVLVKLGADLNRVRQQVIQLLSGYSGGKEAATAGGPAEGTPSTSLVLDQFGRNLTQAARESKLDPVIGREKEIERVMQVLSRRTKNNPVLIGEPGVGKTAVVEGLAQAIVKGEVPETLKDKHLYTLDLGALVAGSRYRGDFEERLKKVLKEIRTRGDIILFIDELHTLVGAGAAEGAIDAASILKPMLARGELQTIGATTLDEYRKHLEKDAALERRFQPIQVAEPSLPHTIEILKGLRDRYEAHHRVSITDEALVQAATLADRYISDRFLPDKAIDLIDEAGSRMRIRRMTAPPDLREFDEKIAGVRRDKESAIDSQDFEKAASLRDKEKQLLAAKAKREKEWKAGDMDVVAEVDGELIAEVLATATGIPVFKLTEEESSRLLRMEDELHKRVIGQKDAIKALSQAIRRTRAGLKDPKRPGGSFIFAGPSGVGKTELSKTLAEFLFGDEDALISLDMSEFSEKHTVSRLFGSPPGYVGYEEGGQLTEKVRRKPFSVVLFDEVEKAHPDIFNSLLQILEDGRLTDSQGRVVDFKNTVIIMTTNLGTRDISKGFNLGFAAQGDVKTNYERMKIKVNEELKQHFRPEFLNRVDDTVVFHQLTEEDIIQIVDLMLAKVDERLRDRDMGIELSPAAKSLLAKKGYDPVMGARPLRRTIQREIEDILSEKILFGELRPGHIVVVGTEGEGEEQKFTFRGEEKSALPDVPPIEQAAGGAGPNMTKEA from the coding sequence ATGTTCGAGAGGTTCACCGACCGCGCGCGGCGGGTTGTCGTCCTGGCTCAGGAAGAAGCCCGGATGCTCAACCACAACTACATCGGCACCGAGCACATCCTCCTGGGCCTGATCCACGAGGGTGAGGGTGTCGCCGCTAAGGCCCTGGAGAGCCTCGGGATTTCGCTCGAGGCGGTCCGCCAGCAGGTGGAGGAGATCATCGGTCAGGGCCAGCAGGCCCCGTCCGGGCACATCCCCTTCACACCCCGAGCCAAGAAGGTCCTGGAGCTGTCGCTCCGCGAGGCCCTTCAGCTCGGCCACAACTACATCGGCACCGAGCACATCCTGCTCGGCCTGATCCGCGAGGGCGAGGGCGTCGCAGCCCAGGTCCTCGTGAAGCTGGGCGCCGACCTCAACCGGGTGCGCCAGCAGGTCATCCAGCTGCTGTCCGGCTACTCGGGCGGCAAGGAGGCGGCCACAGCGGGCGGCCCCGCGGAGGGCACGCCCTCCACGTCGCTGGTGCTCGACCAGTTCGGCCGGAATCTCACCCAGGCCGCTCGTGAATCCAAGCTCGACCCGGTCATCGGGCGCGAGAAGGAGATCGAGCGGGTCATGCAGGTGCTGTCCCGCCGTACGAAGAACAACCCGGTCCTCATCGGCGAGCCCGGCGTCGGCAAGACGGCGGTCGTCGAGGGCCTGGCGCAGGCCATCGTCAAGGGCGAGGTGCCCGAGACCCTCAAGGACAAGCACCTCTACACCCTCGACCTCGGTGCGCTGGTCGCCGGCTCCCGCTACCGCGGTGACTTCGAGGAGCGCCTGAAGAAGGTGCTCAAGGAGATCCGCACCCGCGGCGACATCATCCTGTTCATCGACGAGCTCCACACCCTGGTGGGTGCGGGTGCCGCCGAGGGCGCGATCGACGCGGCGAGCATCCTCAAGCCCATGCTGGCGCGAGGCGAGCTCCAGACCATCGGTGCCACCACGCTCGACGAGTACCGCAAGCACCTGGAGAAGGACGCCGCTCTCGAGCGCCGCTTCCAGCCCATCCAGGTCGCGGAGCCGTCGCTGCCGCACACCATCGAGATCCTCAAGGGTCTGCGCGACCGCTACGAGGCCCACCACCGCGTGTCCATCACGGACGAGGCGCTGGTCCAGGCCGCGACGCTGGCCGACCGCTACATCTCGGACCGCTTCCTGCCGGACAAGGCGATCGACCTGATCGACGAGGCCGGTTCCCGGATGCGCATCCGCCGGATGACCGCGCCGCCGGACCTCCGCGAGTTCGACGAGAAGATCGCGGGCGTGCGTCGCGACAAGGAGTCGGCCATCGACTCCCAGGACTTCGAGAAGGCGGCGTCTCTCCGCGACAAGGAGAAGCAGCTGCTGGCGGCGAAGGCCAAGCGCGAGAAGGAGTGGAAGGCCGGCGACATGGACGTCGTGGCCGAGGTCGACGGCGAGCTCATCGCCGAGGTCCTCGCCACCGCGACCGGCATCCCGGTCTTCAAGCTGACGGAGGAGGAGTCCTCCCGTCTGCTGCGCATGGAGGACGAGCTCCACAAGCGCGTCATCGGGCAGAAGGACGCCATCAAGGCCCTCTCGCAGGCGATCCGCCGTACGCGAGCCGGTCTGAAGGACCCGAAGCGCCCCGGTGGCTCGTTCATCTTCGCCGGTCCGTCCGGTGTGGGTAAGACCGAGCTGTCCAAGACGCTCGCCGAGTTCCTCTTCGGTGACGAGGACGCGCTGATCTCCCTCGACATGTCGGAGTTCAGCGAGAAGCACACGGTGTCCCGCCTCTTCGGCTCGCCCCCCGGCTACGTGGGGTACGAGGAGGGCGGCCAGCTCACCGAGAAGGTGCGCCGCAAGCCGTTCTCCGTCGTCCTCTTCGACGAGGTCGAGAAGGCCCACCCCGACATCTTCAACTCCCTGCTCCAGATCCTGGAGGACGGTCGCCTGACCGACTCCCAGGGCCGGGTCGTGGACTTCAAGAACACGGTCATCATCATGACGACCAACCTCGGGACCCGGGACATCTCCAAGGGCTTCAACCTGGGCTTCGCCGCCCAGGGCGACGTGAAGACGAACTACGAGCGGATGAAGATCAAGGTCAACGAAGAGCTCAAGCAGCACTTCCGGCCCGAGTTCCTCAACCGCGTCGACGACACGGTCGTCTTCCACCAGCTCACCGAGGAAGACATCATCCAGATCGTCGACCTCATGCTCGCCAAGGTGGACGAGCGTCTGCGGGACCGCGACATGGGCATCGAGCTGAGCCCGGCCGCCAAGTCCCTGCTGGCGAAGAAGGGCTACGACCCCGTGATGGGCGCCCGGCCGCTGCGCCGGACGATCCAGCGCGAGATCGAGGACATCCTCTCCGAGAAGATCCTCTTCGGTGAGCTGCGCCCCGGTCACATCGTGGTCGTCGGCACCGAGGGTGAGGGTGAGGAGCAGAAGTTCACCTTCCGCGGCGAGGAGAAGTCGGCTCTGCCCGACGTCCCCCCGATCGAGCAGGCGGCAGGCGGCGCCGGCCCGAACATGACGAAGGAAGCGTGA
- a CDS encoding outer membrane protein assembly factor BamB family protein gives MRRSDVSRRQLVKLAGAGLVLLGAGASACGPEDEPVATGPDGPRPSTPTPESKPKPSWQHASTYDGLAWIDAVAVVGNVVLVSGDPLVARDISTGKEIWSRAEVTTPGATMLVGDGTLYLQSARYDGNIVGLDAETGKDTWRSHMGKQYSQPRPIAVDTNRLYVVAGILDEEFRTPENVIAAIDTTSGKVLWREKRDKGTEENGITARVAGRRLVYTDFRENLTVRDTVTGHQIWTKKIGRSNNRGFVVHDGLAILANGQRMRAFDLADGKERWSFKTEEFSRFNDPAVLDGVLYVSDSAHGLWAADPATGKAHWHDKGSLDVAAPWQFAKVGDVLYGATEFDKDGGIQAYDPSNGKLHWTYNDGSGDLQRWYLAAGSNQLVALHAKKVTALPAG, from the coding sequence ATGCGCAGAAGCGACGTGTCACGCAGGCAGCTGGTGAAGCTGGCGGGAGCCGGGCTGGTGCTGCTGGGGGCCGGGGCATCGGCCTGCGGGCCGGAGGACGAGCCGGTCGCCACCGGACCGGACGGGCCGAGGCCCAGCACGCCGACGCCGGAGAGCAAGCCGAAGCCCTCCTGGCAGCACGCCTCGACGTACGACGGGCTGGCCTGGATCGACGCGGTCGCGGTCGTGGGCAACGTCGTCCTGGTCTCGGGCGATCCGCTGGTGGCCCGGGACATATCCACGGGCAAGGAGATCTGGTCCCGCGCCGAGGTCACCACTCCGGGCGCCACCATGCTCGTCGGCGACGGGACGCTCTACCTCCAGAGCGCCCGCTACGACGGGAACATCGTCGGGCTGGACGCGGAGACGGGCAAGGACACCTGGCGCAGCCACATGGGGAAGCAGTACTCCCAGCCCCGGCCCATCGCCGTGGACACGAACCGCCTCTACGTCGTCGCGGGAATCCTGGACGAGGAGTTCAGGACGCCGGAGAACGTGATCGCCGCGATCGACACCACCTCGGGCAAGGTCCTCTGGCGCGAGAAGCGTGACAAGGGCACGGAGGAGAACGGCATCACCGCGCGGGTGGCCGGCAGGCGTCTCGTCTACACGGACTTCCGGGAGAACCTCACGGTGCGCGACACCGTCACGGGCCACCAGATCTGGACGAAGAAGATCGGCCGGTCCAACAACCGCGGTTTCGTGGTCCACGACGGCCTCGCCATCCTCGCCAACGGGCAGCGGATGCGCGCCTTCGACCTGGCCGACGGCAAGGAACGCTGGTCCTTCAAGACCGAGGAGTTCAGCCGGTTCAACGATCCGGCGGTTCTGGACGGTGTCCTCTACGTCTCCGACAGCGCACACGGTCTCTGGGCGGCCGACCCCGCGACCGGGAAGGCGCACTGGCACGACAAGGGGAGCCTGGACGTAGCCGCCCCCTGGCAGTTCGCGAAGGTGGGCGACGTCCTCTACGGGGCGACGGAGTTCGACAAGGACGGCGGCATACAGGCCTACGACCCCAGCAACGGGAAGCTGCACTGGACGTACAACGACGGCAGCGGCGACCTTCAGCGGTGGTACCTGGCCGCAGGCAGCAACCAGCTGGTGGCTCTGCACGCGAAGAAGGTGACGGCTCTGCCCGCCGGGTAG
- a CDS encoding M23 family metallopeptidase — MSKRVTFQTRRPSASRVRGAVLAAGLGTSMVLGAGAAFAAGTAGTTGTASLASATTAESVAQQAAAQGKAAEHTAAKKAEASKKKAAAAKKKAAAKKKAAAKLPWETPVDHYELSASFGNDGSRWAHKHSGQDFAVPIGTKVEAAHNGTIVKAGPNGGGDGPAYGNAIVIKHSNGTYSQYAHLSKIKVHIGEHVKKGEKIALSGNTGNSSGPHLHFEIRTTPNYGSAVNPVNYLHNHGISV, encoded by the coding sequence ATGTCGAAGCGCGTTACGTTCCAGACCCGCCGCCCGTCCGCTTCCCGTGTCCGTGGCGCCGTGCTGGCAGCCGGCCTGGGGACGTCGATGGTTCTCGGTGCGGGCGCTGCGTTCGCGGCCGGCACGGCGGGCACCACCGGTACTGCGAGCCTGGCGAGTGCGACCACCGCCGAGTCGGTCGCCCAGCAGGCGGCCGCGCAGGGCAAGGCGGCCGAGCACACCGCGGCGAAGAAGGCCGAGGCGTCCAAGAAGAAGGCCGCTGCCGCGAAGAAGAAGGCGGCCGCCAAGAAGAAGGCCGCCGCGAAGCTCCCGTGGGAGACCCCGGTCGACCACTACGAGCTGAGCGCCAGCTTCGGCAACGACGGCAGCCGCTGGGCGCACAAGCACTCCGGCCAGGACTTCGCCGTGCCGATCGGCACCAAGGTCGAGGCCGCGCACAACGGCACCATCGTGAAGGCCGGCCCCAACGGCGGCGGCGACGGTCCCGCGTACGGCAACGCCATCGTGATCAAGCACAGCAACGGCACGTACTCGCAGTACGCGCACCTCTCGAAGATCAAGGTGCACATCGGCGAGCACGTGAAGAAGGGCGAGAAGATCGCGCTCTCCGGCAACACCGGTAACTCCAGCGGTCCGCACCTGCACTTCGAGATCCGGACCACCCCGAACTACGGTTCGGCGGTCAACCCGGTCAACTACCTGCACAACCACGGCATCTCGGTCTGA
- a CDS encoding TetR/AcrR family transcriptional regulator, which yields MGSTPQPRRGNTRQRIQDVALNLFAEQGYEKTSLREIAEHLDVTKAALYYHFKTKEDILVSIFEDLNRPVEDLITWGETQPRTLETKKEILSRYSEALAGATPLFRFMQENQATVRDLSIGVTIKDRVLALVDLIKDPDAPLTDQVRCFSALFTLHAGMLALKDVDGDPEDKRKAALEVAVELVTRAHGPDSAQ from the coding sequence ATGGGCAGCACGCCGCAGCCGCGCCGGGGCAACACCCGACAGCGCATCCAGGACGTCGCCCTGAACCTCTTCGCCGAGCAGGGCTACGAGAAGACCTCACTGCGCGAGATCGCCGAGCACCTCGATGTCACCAAGGCCGCGCTCTACTACCACTTCAAGACCAAGGAAGACATCCTGGTCAGCATCTTCGAGGACCTCAACCGACCCGTCGAGGACCTGATCACCTGGGGCGAGACGCAGCCGCGCACCCTGGAGACGAAGAAGGAGATCCTCAGCCGCTACAGCGAGGCCCTGGCCGGCGCCACCCCGCTCTTCCGCTTCATGCAGGAGAACCAGGCGACCGTGCGCGACCTGAGCATCGGCGTGACGATCAAGGACCGGGTCCTGGCGCTGGTGGACCTGATCAAGGATCCCGACGCACCGCTCACCGATCAGGTGCGGTGCTTCAGTGCGCTCTTCACCCTGCACGCCGGCATGCTCGCGCTGAAAGACGTCGACGGCGACCCCGAGGACAAGCGGAAGGCCGCCCTCGAAGTCGCCGTCGAACTGGTCACCCGGGCCCACGGCCCGGATTCCGCCCAGTAG
- a CDS encoding MDR family MFS transporter codes for MADLMKAADGKAEAPPGPAEKPAPRQRSVRVVVLALMIAMLLAMLDNLIVGTAMPTIVGDLGGLEHLSWVVTAYTLATAASTPIWGKLGDMYGRKGIFLTSIVIFLIGSVLSGMSQDMGQLIGFRAIQGLGAGGLMVGVMAIIGDLVPPRERGKYQGMMAGVMAIAMIGGPLVGGTITDHLGWRWSFYINLPLGAVALAMITIVLHLPKRERTKAKVDYLGAGLLTVGITAIVLVTTWGGSEYDWNSAVIMELIAIGVAALAGFLFVETKAAEPIIPLHIFRNANFTLMSVVGFMAGFVMFGAVLYLPLFQQSVQGASATNSGLLLLPMLLAMMIVSLVAGRITTSSGRYKIFPIVGSVLMVAGLFLLSTMDTDTTRFTSGIYMAVLGAGMGFLMQITMLVAQNSVEMKDMGVASSSTTLFRTLGSSFGVAIMGALFTGRVSDEMAARGGAGATMHGAQLDAASLAKLPVPVREAYEYAVASGTHIAFLVGASVGLVALVAALFVKEVPLRGTGPEKAPVVEA; via the coding sequence ATGGCGGACCTGATGAAGGCGGCGGACGGAAAGGCGGAAGCACCGCCCGGACCGGCGGAGAAGCCCGCCCCGCGACAGCGCAGCGTGCGGGTGGTGGTGCTCGCCCTGATGATCGCCATGCTGCTGGCCATGCTCGACAACCTGATCGTCGGCACCGCGATGCCGACCATCGTGGGTGACCTCGGCGGTCTGGAGCACCTGTCCTGGGTCGTGACCGCCTACACCCTGGCCACCGCCGCCTCCACCCCCATCTGGGGCAAGCTCGGCGACATGTACGGGCGCAAGGGCATCTTCCTCACGTCCATCGTGATCTTCCTGATCGGCTCGGTCCTCAGCGGCATGTCCCAGGACATGGGTCAGCTGATCGGCTTCCGGGCGATCCAGGGTCTCGGCGCGGGCGGTCTGATGGTCGGCGTCATGGCGATCATCGGCGACCTCGTGCCGCCCCGCGAGCGCGGCAAGTACCAGGGCATGATGGCCGGCGTCATGGCGATCGCGATGATCGGCGGACCGCTGGTCGGCGGCACCATCACCGACCACCTCGGCTGGCGCTGGAGCTTCTACATCAACCTGCCGCTGGGCGCCGTCGCCCTGGCCATGATCACCATCGTGCTTCACCTGCCCAAGCGGGAACGCACCAAGGCGAAGGTCGACTACCTCGGTGCCGGGCTCCTGACGGTCGGCATCACCGCGATCGTCCTGGTGACCACCTGGGGCGGTTCGGAGTACGACTGGAACTCCGCGGTCATCATGGAGCTCATCGCCATAGGCGTCGCCGCACTGGCCGGCTTCCTGTTCGTCGAGACCAAGGCCGCCGAGCCGATCATCCCGCTGCACATCTTCCGCAACGCCAACTTCACGCTGATGTCCGTGGTCGGCTTCATGGCGGGCTTCGTGATGTTCGGCGCGGTGCTCTACCTGCCGCTGTTCCAGCAGTCCGTCCAGGGCGCGTCCGCGACCAACTCCGGACTGCTGCTCCTGCCGATGCTCCTGGCGATGATGATCGTCTCGCTGGTCGCCGGGCGGATCACCACCAGCAGCGGCCGGTACAAGATCTTCCCGATCGTGGGATCGGTCCTGATGGTCGCCGGACTCTTCCTGCTCTCGACGATGGACACGGACACCACCCGGTTCACCTCCGGCATCTACATGGCGGTGCTCGGTGCGGGCATGGGCTTCCTGATGCAGATCACGATGCTCGTCGCGCAGAACAGCGTCGAGATGAAGGACATGGGCGTCGCCTCGTCCTCCACCACCCTGTTCCGTACGCTCGGCAGCTCCTTCGGTGTCGCCATCATGGGCGCGCTGTTCACCGGCCGGGTGAGCGACGAGATGGCCGCCCGCGGTGGTGCGGGCGCCACCATGCACGGCGCCCAGCTGGACGCGGCGAGCCTGGCGAAGCTGCCGGTGCCGGTGCGCGAGGCGTACGAGTACGCGGTGGCGTCCGGCACCCACATCGCCTTCCTGGTGGGCGCCTCGGTCGGACTGGTCGCCCTGGTGGCGGCGCTGTTCGTCAAGGAGGTGCCGCTGCGGGGCACCGGACCGGAGAAGGCCCCGGTCGTGGAGGCCTGA
- the cseC gene encoding two-component system sensor histidine kinase CseC — translation MRRPALRTGVRWKISIAIASVGALIAVALSLVVHNAARVSMLENAREVQLERLTYAQLLYEATKTKKADPRFGAKLNDPTMPKSLRQETRRNRRATHVEDSGGVPDVWAAVPLPGGDVLSLHTRFADRSTTILGDLDRALIIGSVSVVLGGSALGVLIGGRLSRRLRKAAAAAGRVAQGHTDVRVGDAVGGVVRDETDELAGAVDALTDALNERIEAERRVTADIAHELRTPVTGLLTAAELLPPGRPSELVRDRAQAMRTLVEDVLEVARLDSASERAELQQLALGEFVSRRVALLGPEVRVQVVHESWVSTDPRRLERILFNLLGNAAKHGSTPVEVTVEGRVVRVRDHGPGFPAALLREGPSRFRTGSTDRAGQGHGLGLTIAAGQARVLGARLTFRNAAPAGAAEGAGGAIAVLWLPEHAPTDTGSFPMLQLGEQRGPAPGGRKAAGGEADLRGGRPER, via the coding sequence ATGAGGCGCCCGGCCCTGCGGACGGGTGTCCGCTGGAAGATCAGCATCGCGATCGCGTCGGTCGGCGCCCTGATCGCGGTCGCGCTGAGCCTGGTCGTCCACAACGCCGCCAGGGTCTCCATGCTGGAGAACGCGCGCGAGGTCCAGCTGGAACGGCTGACCTACGCCCAGCTGCTGTACGAGGCGACGAAGACGAAGAAGGCCGATCCCCGCTTCGGCGCGAAGCTCAACGATCCGACGATGCCGAAGAGCCTGCGCCAGGAGACCCGGCGCAACCGGCGCGCGACGCATGTCGAGGACAGCGGCGGGGTACCCGACGTCTGGGCGGCCGTTCCGCTGCCCGGCGGCGACGTGCTCTCGCTGCACACCCGTTTCGCCGACCGCTCCACCACGATCCTGGGCGATCTCGACCGGGCCCTGATCATCGGCTCGGTCTCGGTCGTCCTCGGCGGCTCCGCGCTGGGCGTGCTGATCGGCGGCCGGCTCTCGCGCCGGCTGCGCAAGGCGGCGGCCGCCGCGGGGAGGGTGGCGCAGGGCCATACCGATGTACGGGTCGGGGACGCCGTCGGCGGGGTCGTGCGGGACGAGACCGATGAGCTGGCCGGCGCGGTGGACGCCCTGACGGACGCGCTGAACGAACGGATCGAGGCCGAGCGCCGGGTCACCGCGGACATCGCGCACGAACTGCGCACGCCCGTGACGGGTCTGCTGACGGCTGCCGAGCTGCTGCCGCCGGGACGGCCGTCGGAGCTCGTACGGGACCGGGCGCAGGCGATGCGCACGCTGGTCGAGGACGTGCTGGAGGTGGCGCGGCTGGACAGCGCATCCGAGCGGGCCGAGCTGCAGCAGCTGGCGCTGGGCGAGTTCGTCAGCCGCCGGGTGGCGCTGCTGGGCCCGGAGGTGCGGGTGCAGGTGGTCCACGAGTCGTGGGTCAGCACCGATCCGCGGCGGCTGGAGCGCATTCTGTTCAATCTGCTGGGCAATGCCGCCAAGCACGGCTCCACGCCCGTGGAGGTCACCGTCGAGGGCCGGGTGGTGCGGGTCCGCGATCACGGTCCGGGGTTCCCGGCGGCGCTGCTGCGGGAGGGGCCGAGCCGGTTCCGTACCGGATCCACCGACCGGGCCGGGCAGGGGCACGGACTGGGGCTGACGATCGCGGCCGGTCAGGCGCGGGTGCTCGGCGCCCGGCTCACCTTCCGCAACGCCGCTCCCGCGGGGGCGGCCGAGGGCGCCGGCGGGGCGATCGCCGTCCTGTGGCTGCCCGAGCACGCACCCACGGACACCGGCAGCTTCCCCATGCTGCAGTTGGGCGAACAGCGCGGCCCGGCGCCCGGCGGCAGGAAGGCCGCGGGCGGCGAAGCGGACCTGCGCGGCGGTCGGCCCGAGCGCTGA
- the cseB gene encoding two-component system response regulator CseB, with protein sequence MAETHVLFVEDDDVIREATQLALERDGFVVTAMPDGLSGLEAFRADRPDIALLDVMVPGLDGVSLCRRIRDESTVPVIMLSARADSIDVVLGLEAGADDYVTKPFDGAVLVARIRAVLRRFGHASGSGAGGGEAAAHPEGGVLVFGDLEVDTEGMEVRKGGEQVGLTPTEMRLLLEFSSAPGTVLSRDKLLERVWDYGWGGDTRVVDVHVQRLRTKIGQDRIETVRGFGYKLRA encoded by the coding sequence ATGGCCGAGACCCATGTCCTGTTCGTCGAGGACGACGACGTCATCCGCGAAGCCACCCAGCTGGCGCTGGAGCGCGACGGCTTCGTGGTCACCGCGATGCCCGACGGCCTCAGCGGCCTGGAGGCGTTCCGGGCCGATCGGCCCGACATCGCGCTGCTCGACGTGATGGTGCCGGGCCTGGACGGGGTCAGCCTCTGCCGGCGCATCCGGGACGAGTCGACGGTGCCCGTGATCATGCTGTCGGCCCGGGCCGACTCGATCGACGTGGTGCTCGGCCTGGAGGCCGGCGCCGACGACTACGTCACGAAGCCGTTCGACGGCGCGGTCCTGGTCGCCAGGATCCGGGCGGTGCTCCGCCGCTTCGGCCATGCCTCGGGCAGCGGGGCGGGCGGCGGCGAGGCGGCGGCGCATCCCGAGGGCGGCGTTCTGGTCTTCGGCGACCTGGAGGTCGACACCGAGGGCATGGAAGTCCGCAAGGGCGGCGAGCAGGTGGGCCTGACCCCGACCGAGATGCGGCTGCTGCTGGAGTTCTCGTCCGCGCCCGGCACGGTGCTCTCCCGCGACAAGCTGCTGGAGCGGGTCTGGGACTACGGCTGGGGCGGGGACACCCGGGTCGTGGACGTCCATGTGCAGCGGCTGCGCACGAAGATCGGCCAGGACCGGATCGAGACGGTCCGCGGCTTCGGCTACAAACTCAGGGCATGA
- a CDS encoding SigE family RNA polymerase sigma factor, with product MAQGEVLGFEEYVRTRQDALLRSARRLVPDPVDAQDLLQTALARTYGRWDGIADKSLADAYLRRVMINTRTEWWRARKLDEVPTEQLPDASVEDGTEQRADRALLMDVLGVLAPKQRSVVVLRHWEQMSTEETAAALGMSAGTVKSTLHRALARLRQELESREAASRAERIREDGDRGADVRVAAPRNPVRSRARAGAPREGRHDERGRERCAA from the coding sequence ATGGCGCAGGGTGAGGTGCTCGGTTTCGAGGAGTACGTACGTACCCGGCAGGACGCGTTGCTGCGCAGTGCGCGCCGGCTGGTCCCCGACCCCGTGGACGCACAGGACCTGCTGCAGACCGCGCTGGCCCGTACCTACGGCCGCTGGGACGGCATCGCCGACAAGTCCCTGGCCGACGCCTATCTGCGTCGCGTCATGATCAACACCCGCACCGAGTGGTGGCGGGCGCGCAAGCTGGACGAGGTCCCCACCGAGCAGCTCCCCGATGCCAGCGTCGAGGACGGCACCGAGCAGCGTGCCGACCGCGCCCTGCTGATGGACGTCCTGGGCGTGCTGGCTCCCAAGCAGCGCAGCGTGGTCGTGCTGCGACACTGGGAGCAGATGAGCACGGAGGAGACGGCCGCTGCGCTCGGCATGTCGGCCGGTACGGTGAAGAGCACGCTGCACCGGGCCCTGGCGCGACTGCGCCAGGAGCTGGAGAGCAGGGAAGCGGCGAGCCGTGCGGAGCGCATCCGCGAGGACGGGGACCGGGGAGCGGACGTCCGCGTCGCGGCGCCCCGGAACCCGGTGCGGTCGCGGGCACGGGCAGGGGCGCCCCGCGAGGGGCGTCATGACGAGCGGGGGCGGGAGCGGTGCGCGGCCTGA
- a CDS encoding A/G-specific adenine glycosylase produces MTATTATQTPPTSLHTPVIGWFDQHARDLPWRRPEAGAWGVMVSEFMLQQTPVNRVLPVYEQWLARWPRPADLAAQPPGEAVRAWGRLGYPRRALRLHGAAQAITERHGGDVPSEHAQLLALPGIGEYTAAAVASFAYRQRHAVLDTNVRRVFARAATGIQYPPNATTAAERKLARALLPEEDEQAAQWAAATMELGALVCTAKNEDCSRCPIAGQCAWRLAGKPAHQGPPRRGQTYAGTDRQVRGRLLAVLRESVTPVPQSALDAVWEEPVQRARALDGLVADGLVEPLAGGQYRLPLT; encoded by the coding sequence ATGACTGCCACAACTGCGACACAGACGCCCCCCACCTCCCTCCACACTCCCGTCATCGGGTGGTTCGACCAGCACGCCCGCGATCTGCCCTGGCGCCGCCCCGAAGCGGGCGCCTGGGGTGTGATGGTGAGTGAGTTCATGCTGCAGCAGACCCCCGTCAACCGGGTCCTCCCGGTGTACGAGCAGTGGCTGGCCCGCTGGCCGCGACCCGCCGACCTCGCAGCACAACCGCCCGGCGAGGCGGTCCGCGCCTGGGGCCGGCTCGGCTACCCGCGGCGGGCCCTGCGCCTGCACGGGGCTGCCCAGGCCATAACGGAACGGCACGGCGGCGACGTGCCGAGCGAGCACGCCCAGCTGCTCGCCCTGCCCGGGATCGGCGAGTACACGGCGGCCGCCGTGGCCTCGTTCGCCTACCGGCAGCGGCACGCCGTCCTCGACACGAACGTCCGCCGGGTGTTCGCCCGGGCCGCGACCGGCATCCAGTACCCGCCGAACGCGACCACCGCCGCCGAACGCAAGCTCGCCCGCGCCCTGCTGCCGGAGGAGGACGAGCAGGCGGCGCAGTGGGCGGCCGCGACGATGGAGCTCGGCGCCCTCGTCTGCACCGCGAAGAACGAGGACTGCTCGCGCTGCCCGATCGCCGGGCAGTGTGCCTGGCGGCTGGCCGGGAAGCCCGCACACCAGGGACCGCCGCGCCGCGGCCAGACCTACGCCGGTACGGACCGGCAGGTGCGCGGCAGGCTCCTCGCGGTGCTCCGCGAGTCGGTGACCCCGGTGCCGCAGTCGGCGCTCGACGCGGTGTGGGAGGAACCGGTGCAGCGTGCCCGTGCGCTGGACGGCCTGGTCGCCGACGGCCTGGTCGAACCGCTCGCGGGCGGCCAGTACCGGCTGCCGCTGACCTGA